A portion of the Vreelandella subglaciescola genome contains these proteins:
- a CDS encoding MlaC/ttg2D family ABC transporter substrate-binding protein, whose protein sequence is MNIKHWLSSGILAASVALSAPLYAQQQTPEALIRDNITGFMADLDAREDYYANNVNELKKLVDESLDEVADFRYIGASVMGKYFSNATPEQRSRFADVFRQTLIDTYTRGLVTFDYDELRVIDDQRPQRYDDQTSVEMEIVANNGDVYPVSYSLRLSDGDWRVVNVIVNGINLGLTFRNQFDQSMRDNNRDYDAVIRNWSPDVGVDELEEGGSE, encoded by the coding sequence ATGAACATCAAACACTGGCTGAGCAGCGGCATTCTCGCCGCTTCCGTGGCGCTGAGCGCGCCGCTATACGCCCAGCAACAAACGCCCGAGGCGCTGATCCGGGACAATATTACCGGATTCATGGCGGACCTTGACGCCCGCGAGGACTACTACGCCAACAACGTTAACGAGCTTAAGAAGCTGGTCGACGAGAGCCTCGACGAGGTCGCCGATTTTCGCTATATCGGCGCCAGCGTGATGGGAAAATATTTCAGCAATGCGACCCCCGAGCAGCGCAGCCGCTTTGCCGACGTGTTTCGCCAGACGCTGATCGATACCTACACGCGAGGGCTGGTCACCTTTGACTACGACGAGCTGCGCGTGATCGACGATCAGCGCCCCCAGCGCTACGACGACCAGACCAGCGTGGAAATGGAAATCGTCGCCAACAACGGCGATGTCTACCCGGTCAGCTACAGCCTGCGACTGTCTGACGGCGATTGGCGAGTGGTCAATGTGATCGTCAACGGCATCAACCTGGGGCTGACGTTTCGCAACCAGTTTGATCAGTCAATGCGTGACAACAACCGCGATTACGATGCGGTTATCCGCAACTGGTCGCCCGACGTCGGCGTTGACGAGCTGGAAGAGGGCGGCAGCGAGTGA
- the mlaD gene encoding outer membrane lipid asymmetry maintenance protein MlaD → MQRSKTVEFGVGLFVLAGILGLVFLGLRVSGLTLNAPSETFHLEANFSDIGSLKPRARVTMAGVTVGRVESIDLDTQWFEARVKMRLESNLEDQLSRDTTAAILTSGLLGEQYVGLSVGGDPEMLEDGDTIRDTQSALVLEELIQQFVSSMVKD, encoded by the coding sequence ATGCAACGCAGTAAAACCGTAGAGTTCGGGGTGGGGCTTTTTGTCCTCGCCGGCATTCTGGGGCTGGTTTTTCTTGGCCTTCGCGTCAGCGGCCTGACGCTGAATGCGCCTTCAGAAACGTTTCATCTGGAGGCCAATTTTTCTGATATCGGTAGTCTGAAGCCGCGCGCCCGCGTCACCATGGCCGGTGTGACCGTGGGTCGGGTCGAGTCCATCGATCTGGATACGCAGTGGTTTGAAGCCCGGGTAAAGATGCGTCTGGAAAGCAACCTTGAAGACCAGCTTTCCCGCGATACTACCGCTGCAATTTTAACGTCTGGCCTGCTCGGTGAGCAGTACGTGGGCCTGAGCGTTGGCGGCGATCCGGAGATGCTGGAAGATGGTGATACCATTCGTGATACCCAGTCGGCGCTGGTGCTTGAAGAGCTGATACAGCAGTTCGTATCGAGCATGGTCAAAGACTAA
- the mlaE gene encoding lipid asymmetry maintenance ABC transporter permease subunit MlaE, whose protein sequence is MAAGFWRTFLRTFSRLVESIARLGRRGGSVVEALGRASIFIAQSMAGVPTGEGFRLWLRQMHFVGVLSLAIVLVSGLFIGMVLSLQGYTILIDFGAEQALGQMVSLSLLRELGPVVAALLFAGRAGSALTAEIGLMKATEQLTSMEMIGVDPLRRVVAPRLWAGFVSLPLLTIGFSVVGIWGGYLVGVQWLGVSEGSYWSNMQSSVAFFADVGNGMIKSLVFALVVTWIAVFQGYDLIPTSEGISRATTRTVVYSSLAVLGLDFVLTAVMFGGL, encoded by the coding sequence ATGGCGGCAGGGTTTTGGCGAACGTTTTTACGAACGTTTTCGAGACTGGTGGAGTCCATCGCCCGCCTGGGGCGTCGCGGCGGTAGCGTGGTCGAAGCGCTGGGGCGGGCGAGCATCTTCATCGCCCAATCGATGGCCGGCGTGCCCACGGGCGAGGGGTTCAGGCTGTGGCTCAGGCAAATGCATTTTGTCGGCGTTTTGTCGCTGGCCATTGTGCTGGTGTCGGGGCTGTTTATCGGCATGGTGCTGTCGCTTCAGGGCTATACCATCCTGATTGATTTTGGCGCCGAGCAGGCGCTGGGCCAGATGGTCTCACTGTCGCTGCTGCGCGAATTGGGGCCGGTGGTAGCAGCGCTGCTGTTTGCCGGGCGCGCGGGCTCGGCGCTGACCGCCGAGATCGGGCTGATGAAGGCTACCGAGCAGCTGACCAGCATGGAAATGATCGGCGTTGATCCGCTGCGCCGCGTGGTCGCGCCGCGCCTGTGGGCCGGTTTTGTCTCGCTGCCGCTACTGACCATCGGCTTCAGCGTCGTGGGTATCTGGGGCGGCTATCTGGTCGGCGTGCAGTGGCTGGGCGTTTCCGAGGGCTCCTACTGGAGCAACATGCAGTCCAGCGTGGCGTTTTTTGCCGACGTGGGTAACGGCATGATCAAAAGCCTGGTGTTTGCGCTGGTCGTCACCTGGATTGCGGTCTTTCAGGGCTACGATTTGATTCCCACGTCAGAAGGTATTTCCCGCGCTACAACGCGAACCGTGGTGTATTCCTCGCTTGCGGTGCTGGGATTGGATTTTGTGCTAACCGCCGTCATGTTCGGCGGCCTTTAA
- a CDS encoding ABC transporter ATP-binding protein has protein sequence MTESAFIEVENLHFSRGGRAIFRGVNLSIPRGKITAIMGPSGTGKTTLLKLIGGQLTPDKGRVLIDGQDVHRLSRKALFGLRRRMGMLFQSGALFSDLDVFENVAFPLRVHTDLPDAMIRDIVLLKLQAVGLRGAHALTPAELSGGMARRVALARAVVLDPELILYDEPFVGQDPIAMGVLVQLIKRLSEALSLTSVVVSHDIKETMSIADYLYLIADGEIVAHGTPASLDTHEDARVSQFMHGEPDGPVPFHYPAPPYYRDILGADTTTTTTTTTRTG, from the coding sequence ATGACGGAATCGGCCTTTATTGAAGTGGAAAACCTGCACTTTTCCCGCGGCGGGCGCGCCATCTTTCGCGGCGTCAACTTGTCCATTCCTCGGGGTAAGATAACCGCCATCATGGGCCCCAGCGGCACGGGAAAAACCACGCTGCTCAAGCTGATCGGCGGCCAGCTGACGCCGGACAAGGGGCGCGTGCTGATCGACGGTCAGGACGTTCACCGCTTGTCGCGCAAGGCGCTATTCGGGCTGCGCCGGCGCATGGGCATGCTGTTTCAGAGTGGCGCGCTGTTTTCGGATCTGGACGTGTTCGAAAACGTGGCGTTTCCGCTGCGCGTACACACTGACCTGCCCGACGCCATGATCCGCGACATCGTGCTGCTCAAGCTGCAAGCCGTGGGGCTGCGCGGCGCCCACGCGTTGACGCCGGCAGAGCTTTCCGGCGGTATGGCGCGTCGCGTGGCGCTGGCCCGCGCGGTGGTGCTGGACCCCGAACTGATCCTCTACGATGAACCCTTTGTGGGGCAGGATCCCATCGCCATGGGGGTGCTGGTGCAGCTCATCAAACGCCTGAGCGAGGCGCTGTCGTTGACCTCGGTGGTGGTCTCCCACGATATCAAGGAAACCATGAGCATCGCCGACTATCTTTATCTGATCGCTGACGGTGAAATCGTGGCCCACGGCACGCCGGCGTCGCTGGATACCCATGAGGATGCGCGGGTCAGCCAGTTCATGCACGGCGAGCCCGACGGCCCAGTGCCGTTTCATTATCCGGCGCCGCCGTATTACCGCGATATACTCGGCGCCGATACGACGACTACGACCACAACCACGACGAGGACGGGCTGA
- a CDS encoding KpsF/GutQ family sugar-phosphate isomerase: MPYSPADTAFLRNSALRTLNTEQAAINGLKAKLDAHFDRACELILACQGRVVVTGMGKSGHIGGKLAATLASTGTPAFFVHPGEASHGDLGMITRADVVLALSNSGETGEVTALLPLLKRLGIPLVSMTGRPDSTLARHADAHLDSGVEREACPLDLAPTSSTTAALALGDALAVALLEARGFTAEQFALSHPGGSLGKRLLLRVQDIMHSGERLPQVALGSPLRDALLEMTRQGLGFTCVVAPDGQLAGVYTDGDLRRTLDQHQNVLRLTVDEVMTRPGRRITPDVLAAEAVRIMEDSKITALAVVDPQGRPVGALHMHDLLASGVI; this comes from the coding sequence ATGCCTTACTCACCCGCCGACACCGCCTTCCTGCGTAACAGTGCGCTGCGCACCCTGAACACTGAACAAGCCGCCATCAACGGCCTCAAGGCCAAGCTTGATGCGCACTTTGATCGGGCCTGCGAGCTAATACTCGCCTGCCAGGGCCGCGTGGTCGTGACCGGCATGGGCAAATCCGGCCATATCGGTGGCAAGCTCGCCGCGACTCTTGCCAGCACCGGCACACCGGCTTTTTTCGTACACCCGGGCGAAGCCAGCCACGGTGATTTAGGCATGATCACCCGCGCCGACGTCGTGCTGGCACTGTCCAATTCGGGTGAAACCGGTGAAGTGACCGCGCTGCTGCCGCTTTTGAAGCGCCTCGGTATCCCGCTAGTCAGCATGACCGGCCGCCCCGACTCAACCCTTGCCCGCCACGCCGATGCCCACTTGGACAGCGGCGTTGAACGCGAGGCCTGCCCGCTGGACCTGGCCCCGACCAGCTCCACCACCGCCGCGCTCGCGCTGGGCGACGCACTGGCGGTAGCGCTTTTGGAAGCACGCGGGTTTACCGCCGAGCAGTTTGCGCTGTCGCATCCCGGCGGCAGCCTCGGTAAGCGCCTTCTACTGCGCGTTCAGGACATCATGCACAGCGGCGAACGCCTGCCCCAGGTGGCACTGGGTAGCCCGCTGCGCGATGCGCTGCTGGAAATGACCCGCCAAGGGCTCGGCTTTACTTGCGTGGTTGCTCCCGATGGCCAACTTGCCGGGGTGTATACCGACGGCGACTTGCGCCGTACGCTGGATCAGCACCAGAACGTGCTGCGCCTCACAGTCGATGAGGTCATGACCCGCCCGGGCAGACGCATAACGCCCGACGTGCTTGCCGCCGAGGCAGTGCGTATAATGGAAGACAGCAAAATTACCGCACTTGCGGTGGTTGACCCCCAAGGGCGCCCCGTCGGCGCGCTGCATATGCACGACCTTCTCGCTAGCGGGGTCATCTAG
- a CDS encoding KdsC family phosphatase, with protein sequence MPQSIAPSATLSHTRLLALDVDGVLSDGRLYFQADGIEIKAFHTQDGHGLKLLKRMGIHVALITGRDSPMVTRRAKALGIAHVYQGCEDKLSVLARLCQTLDIPLEQAAYCGDDLPDLAAIQRVGVGICVPNAPTYMQQHADWVTQRAGGHGAVREICDALLSAQGHWESIMQTYRHEPLSS encoded by the coding sequence ATGCCTCAATCCATCGCGCCCAGCGCTACGCTTTCCCACACGCGCCTTCTCGCCCTTGACGTTGACGGCGTACTCAGCGACGGACGGCTGTATTTCCAGGCCGACGGCATTGAAATCAAGGCGTTTCACACCCAGGACGGCCACGGCCTCAAACTTTTGAAACGCATGGGAATTCACGTCGCGCTGATCACCGGCCGGGATTCACCCATGGTCACCCGGCGCGCTAAAGCGCTAGGTATTGCCCACGTTTACCAAGGCTGCGAGGATAAGCTCAGCGTGCTTGCGCGCCTCTGCCAAACGCTTGATATCCCCCTTGAGCAGGCGGCTTACTGCGGTGATGACCTGCCCGACCTTGCCGCCATTCAACGCGTTGGCGTTGGCATCTGCGTACCCAACGCCCCGACTTACATGCAGCAGCACGCCGACTGGGTTACTCAGCGCGCCGGCGGCCATGGCGCAGTGCGCGAAATCTGCGATGCGCTACTCAGCGCGCAGGGCCACTGGGAGAGCATTATGCAAACCTACCGGCACGAGCCGCTTTCATCATGA
- the lptC gene encoding LPS export ABC transporter periplasmic protein LptC, whose amino-acid sequence MSATLSWLYRIRKRVWLLLVIITLGVLLAWLDLRDTRNAPPNPSARADEPGHVIENAELTLYDAAGNLTQRLTSPRILHTPQQAITLFDTPRATLIDSEQRQWHATANTGTLNGQKQRLMLDGDARLIAPDEGWQLDTQILYYDSQDAHAWSDSPALLQQPPQRIRAQRLDAWLNTSKVRLTGRVRGYHPPATASAEETP is encoded by the coding sequence ATGAGTGCCACACTGTCTTGGCTTTATCGGATACGCAAACGCGTGTGGCTGCTGCTGGTGATTATTACCCTCGGCGTACTGCTGGCCTGGCTTGACCTGCGCGATACGCGCAACGCGCCGCCTAACCCGTCGGCACGTGCTGACGAGCCCGGCCACGTTATCGAAAACGCCGAGCTTACGCTTTACGATGCGGCCGGCAACCTGACGCAACGGCTGACATCGCCGCGCATTTTACATACGCCCCAGCAGGCCATAACCCTGTTTGATACGCCGCGCGCCACGCTGATCGACAGCGAGCAGCGTCAATGGCATGCCACCGCCAACACAGGTACGCTCAACGGCCAGAAACAGCGGCTGATGCTGGACGGCGATGCGCGACTGATAGCCCCCGATGAAGGCTGGCAGCTCGATACCCAAATACTGTATTACGACAGCCAGGACGCCCACGCCTGGAGCGACAGCCCGGCCTTGTTGCAGCAGCCTCCTCAGCGCATTCGCGCCCAGCGTCTGGATGCCTGGCTGAATACCAGCAAGGTACGTCTGACGGGTCGTGTCCGCGGTTACCATCCGCCCGCAACGGCATCAGCCGAGGAAACCCCATGA
- the lptA gene encoding lipopolysaccharide transport periplasmic protein LptA has protein sequence MNTRTLSFITAAALGISALGSGIATAQTTSPDPVQVEADRFDLDQRAGTVVYRGNVKIRQGEMRLRGARVNIQRNDAGELSRATAFGERAYLRDRPDGQKEQIEGEARQIIYHVAERRVELIDQAELDQGGDHFEGGRLEYFIDREVIQARSDVEGSDNQRIRMTLQPEQ, from the coding sequence ATGAACACACGCACGCTTTCTTTTATCACCGCTGCCGCACTTGGCATCAGCGCACTCGGCAGCGGGATCGCCACCGCCCAGACCACGTCACCCGATCCCGTTCAGGTCGAAGCCGACCGCTTTGACCTTGATCAGCGCGCCGGCACGGTGGTGTACCGCGGCAACGTCAAGATACGCCAGGGCGAAATGCGCCTGCGCGGCGCCCGAGTGAACATACAGCGCAACGACGCTGGCGAGCTTTCCCGCGCCACCGCCTTTGGCGAGCGCGCCTACCTACGCGATCGCCCCGACGGACAGAAGGAACAGATCGAAGGCGAAGCACGTCAGATCATCTACCACGTGGCCGAGCGCCGCGTTGAACTGATTGATCAGGCCGAACTGGACCAGGGCGGCGATCACTTCGAAGGCGGCCGGCTGGAATATTTCATTGATCGGGAAGTGATACAGGCACGCTCTGACGTGGAAGGCAGCGACAACCAGCGTATCCGCATGACGCTGCAACCGGAGCAGTAA
- the lptB gene encoding LPS export ABC transporter ATP-binding protein gives MSFDDITAENQPEAPVKTLHARHLAKSYKRRRVVKDINLDITQGSIVGLLGPNGAGKTTSFYMIVGLVKADAGHVSIDDHDLSSAPMHERAKAGIGYLPQEASIFRKLSVADNIMAILETRRDLDRHARSERLEALLGDFHITHIRDNLGMSLSGGERRRVEIARSLAIEPAFILLDEPFAGVDPISVGEIKTVIRALKARHIGVLITDHNVRETLDICDTAYIVGDGHIIANGSPRSILDNQQVRDVYLGAEFRL, from the coding sequence GTGTCTTTTGACGATATTACCGCCGAAAATCAGCCGGAAGCACCGGTCAAAACCCTCCACGCTCGCCATCTGGCCAAAAGTTACAAGCGCCGCCGCGTGGTCAAGGATATCAACCTGGATATCACCCAGGGCAGCATCGTCGGGCTTCTCGGCCCCAACGGCGCGGGCAAGACCACCTCGTTTTACATGATCGTGGGGCTGGTCAAGGCCGATGCCGGACACGTCAGCATTGATGATCACGACCTTTCCAGCGCGCCCATGCACGAGCGCGCCAAGGCGGGAATCGGTTACCTGCCTCAGGAAGCGTCAATCTTCCGCAAGCTCTCGGTGGCCGACAACATCATGGCCATTCTGGAAACCCGCCGGGATCTGGACCGCCACGCCCGGAGCGAGCGCCTTGAGGCGCTACTGGGCGACTTTCATATCACCCATATCCGCGACAATCTGGGCATGAGTCTTTCCGGTGGCGAACGCCGACGAGTGGAAATCGCCCGGTCGCTGGCCATCGAGCCCGCCTTTATTCTTCTCGACGAGCCGTTTGCCGGCGTTGACCCCATCTCGGTGGGCGAAATCAAGACCGTGATCCGCGCCCTCAAGGCCCGCCACATCGGCGTGCTGATTACCGATCACAACGTGCGCGAAACCCTGGATATCTGCGATACCGCCTACATTGTTGGCGACGGGCACATCATTGCCAACGGCTCGCCGCGCAGTATTCTCGACAACCAGCAGGTCCGCGATGTGTACCTCGGCGCCGAGTTTCGGCTTTAA
- a CDS encoding RNA polymerase factor sigma-54, whose protein sequence is MAMKASLQLRVGTQLTMTPQLKQAISLLQLSTLDLRQEIQQALDGNPLLDQEDEFSEQAATDTPEDGWADSIPNELSVDSDWSDTYQDTPRATGAEGPDFDRQAAGQSLHGHLLWQLAMLDLTADEHLIAEALIDAVDANGYLTQSLADVEDGLHRQGLLEANLTHIESVLARLQQFEPTGAFARDLGECLTLQLETLPETTPLLMPARRLVRQFLPALGRDESRLLKRRLGLDDAGLEAVTELIRSLDPRPGSAFESVASGYVIPDLLARRSEHGWQLELNPDAVPRLRIQPDYASLIKRADNSQDNRFLKEHLQEARWLIKSLSSRNDTLLRVGREIVARQLDFLDHGEQAMQPLILADIAAAVDMHESTISRVTTQKYLHTPRGVFELKYFFSSQLGGKDDSAHSSTAIRARIKQLVAQEPADKPLSDSRLAALLDDAGIHVARRTVAKYREALGIPPTSERRRRR, encoded by the coding sequence ATGGCCATGAAAGCGTCTCTTCAGCTACGCGTTGGCACTCAGCTAACCATGACGCCGCAGCTCAAGCAGGCGATCTCGCTGTTGCAGCTGTCGACGCTCGACCTGCGTCAGGAAATCCAGCAGGCGCTGGACGGCAACCCGCTGCTCGATCAGGAAGACGAGTTCAGCGAACAGGCCGCGACTGACACGCCCGAAGACGGCTGGGCCGACAGCATTCCCAACGAACTTTCCGTTGACAGCGACTGGTCGGATACCTATCAGGACACGCCGCGTGCCACCGGCGCCGAGGGGCCGGATTTTGACCGTCAGGCCGCCGGGCAGAGCCTGCACGGCCATTTACTCTGGCAGCTGGCCATGCTGGATCTCACCGCCGATGAGCACTTGATTGCCGAAGCGCTGATCGACGCCGTTGATGCCAACGGCTACCTGACCCAGTCGCTTGCAGACGTCGAAGACGGCCTGCACCGCCAGGGGCTTCTTGAGGCCAACCTGACGCACATTGAAAGCGTGCTGGCGCGCCTGCAGCAGTTCGAACCCACCGGCGCCTTCGCCCGGGATCTGGGCGAGTGCCTCACGCTGCAGCTGGAAACGCTACCCGAGACCACCCCGCTGCTGATGCCCGCACGCCGGCTGGTACGCCAGTTTCTGCCCGCCCTCGGACGTGACGAATCACGCCTGCTGAAACGCCGGCTGGGGCTGGATGACGCCGGACTTGAGGCGGTAACCGAGCTGATCCGGAGCCTTGACCCGCGCCCCGGCAGCGCCTTTGAAAGCGTCGCCAGCGGCTATGTGATCCCCGACTTGCTCGCACGGCGCAGCGAACACGGCTGGCAGCTTGAGCTGAACCCGGATGCCGTGCCCCGGCTGCGCATCCAGCCCGACTACGCCAGCCTGATCAAACGCGCCGACAACAGCCAGGACAACCGCTTTCTCAAGGAGCATCTTCAGGAAGCGCGCTGGCTGATCAAAAGCCTCTCCAGTCGCAACGACACCCTGTTACGCGTCGGCCGCGAGATCGTCGCCCGCCAGCTGGATTTTCTCGACCACGGCGAGCAGGCCATGCAGCCACTGATCCTTGCCGATATTGCCGCCGCCGTCGATATGCACGAATCCACGATCTCCCGGGTAACCACGCAAAAATACCTGCACACCCCGCGCGGCGTGTTCGAGCTCAAGTATTTTTTCTCCAGCCAGCTGGGCGGCAAAGACGACAGCGCGCACTCAAGCACCGCCATTCGCGCGCGGATCAAACAACTCGTGGCGCAGGAGCCGGCTGACAAGCCGCTTTCCGACAGCCGTCTGGCGGCGCTTCTGGACGATGCCGGCATCCATGTGGCTCGTCGCACGGTGGCCAAATACCGTGAAGCGCTGGGCATTCCGCCCACCAGCGAACGCCGCCGCCGACGCTAG
- the hpf gene encoding ribosome hibernation-promoting factor, HPF/YfiA family translates to MQVNITGHHVELTDALRDYVNEKLARVERHYDNITTVQVTLSVEKERQLAACTMHVAGAELHAEATHTDMYAAIDALADKLDRQLVKHKEKAQARAQGAGVR, encoded by the coding sequence ATGCAAGTTAACATCACCGGTCATCACGTAGAACTGACTGACGCCTTGCGTGACTATGTGAACGAAAAGCTCGCCCGGGTTGAGCGCCATTACGACAACATCACCACCGTGCAAGTCACCTTATCTGTGGAAAAAGAGCGCCAGCTCGCCGCCTGTACCATGCACGTTGCCGGCGCCGAGCTACATGCTGAAGCTACCCACACCGACATGTACGCCGCCATCGACGCGCTGGCCGACAAGCTCGACCGCCAGCTGGTCAAACACAAGGAAAAAGCACAGGCCCGCGCTCAGGGCGCCGGCGTGCGTTAA
- a CDS encoding PTS sugar transporter subunit IIA, translated as MTLEAILPPERVLYDVPGGSKKRVLEFFSTFIAQNIPSLDSQEVFSRLIGREKLGSTGIGNGVAIPHARSPHCNAPIAGFLKLAEAVDFDAIDGDPVDLVFVLLVPEKADDTHLALLGQVALIMNDADTRMQLRRAQSQRELLDLIIASIRKQPDR; from the coding sequence ATGACGTTGGAAGCCATCCTCCCCCCGGAACGCGTGCTGTATGACGTACCCGGGGGCAGTAAAAAAAGGGTGCTGGAATTTTTCAGCACCTTTATTGCGCAGAATATCCCCAGCCTGGACAGCCAGGAAGTCTTCAGCCGCCTGATTGGCCGTGAAAAACTCGGCAGCACGGGTATCGGCAACGGCGTGGCTATTCCTCATGCGCGAAGCCCACACTGCAATGCCCCTATCGCCGGCTTTCTCAAGCTCGCCGAGGCCGTCGATTTCGACGCCATTGACGGCGATCCAGTGGATCTGGTGTTCGTCCTGCTCGTGCCTGAAAAGGCCGACGACACCCACCTGGCGCTGTTAGGCCAGGTCGCACTGATCATGAACGATGCTGACACGCGCATGCAGCTGCGCCGCGCGCAAAGCCAGCGTGAACTGCTTGACCTGATCATCGCCAGCATTCGCAAGCAACCCGACAGATAG
- the rapZ gene encoding RNase adapter RapZ — MQLVIISGRSGSGKSIALQALEDLGYYAIDNLPAMLLGSLVDELRHQTGRTHLAVSIDARNLPSALERLPDLLAELKARNISFHVVYLTTDARILLERYSATRRRHPLTRDSDMTLEEAIAKEEDTLSDVRNLADLTIDTSRLSVHDLRGRITDQVAHRRRDQLTLTVESFGYKRGVPLDADLVFDARCLPNPYWDPALRGLNGRDAEIETFLRGYPIVDAMCRDIHDWLSRWLPAYQNSQRSYITVAIGCTGGQHRSVYLAEQIGRLILDAIDEVHVRHRELSVQYTRSTPAST, encoded by the coding sequence ATGCAACTGGTCATTATTAGCGGTCGTTCCGGCTCGGGCAAATCCATTGCCCTGCAGGCGCTGGAAGACCTCGGCTACTACGCCATCGATAACCTGCCGGCGATGCTTCTGGGCTCGCTGGTGGATGAATTGCGCCATCAGACCGGACGCACCCACCTTGCCGTCAGCATTGATGCGCGCAACCTGCCGAGCGCCCTCGAGCGTCTGCCTGACCTTCTCGCCGAGCTCAAGGCACGCAATATCAGCTTTCATGTGGTCTACCTGACCACCGATGCCCGCATTCTGCTGGAACGCTACTCCGCCACGCGCCGCCGCCACCCGCTCACCCGGGACAGCGACATGACGCTTGAGGAGGCCATCGCCAAGGAAGAAGACACGCTCAGCGATGTGCGCAACCTCGCCGATTTAACCATCGATACCTCCAGGTTGTCGGTTCACGACCTGCGCGGGCGCATTACCGATCAGGTCGCGCACCGCCGCCGCGACCAGCTCACCCTGACCGTTGAATCCTTTGGCTACAAGCGCGGCGTGCCACTGGACGCCGACCTGGTGTTCGATGCGCGCTGCCTGCCCAACCCGTACTGGGACCCGGCACTGCGCGGCCTGAACGGGCGCGACGCCGAGATCGAGACGTTTTTACGCGGCTACCCCATCGTTGATGCCATGTGCCGCGATATTCACGACTGGCTAAGCCGCTGGCTACCGGCCTATCAGAATAGCCAGCGCAGCTATATTACCGTGGCCATCGGCTGCACCGGCGGTCAGCATCGCTCGGTGTATCTGGCCGAGCAGATCGGGCGGCTGATCCTTGATGCCATAGACGAAGTCCACGTGCGCCACCGCGAGCTTTCGGTACAGTACACACGCTCGACACCCGCCAGCACTTAA
- a CDS encoding HPr family phosphocarrier protein, protein MPRKTLTLTNRRGLHARAATRLVACCQPFESKVHVYKGTQQADAGNIMALLILAAPCGTELTVHAEGEDAEQALDAVEALFTARFDEDH, encoded by the coding sequence GTGCCGCGTAAAACCCTGACACTGACCAACCGTCGCGGCCTGCACGCCCGCGCCGCGACTCGGCTTGTCGCCTGCTGCCAGCCGTTTGAATCGAAGGTTCACGTTTACAAGGGCACCCAGCAAGCCGACGCCGGCAACATCATGGCGCTGCTGATACTGGCCGCCCCCTGCGGCACCGAACTCACCGTGCACGCCGAGGGCGAAGACGCCGAGCAAGCGCTCGACGCCGTCGAAGCGCTGTTTACCGCGCGCTTCGACGAAGACCATTAA